In one Bartonella grahamii subsp. shimonis genomic region, the following are encoded:
- the rpmE gene encoding 50S ribosomal protein L31, protein MKANIHPNYHTITVVMTDGTQYTTRSTWGKEGDTLNLDIDPRTHPAWTGGSQTLVDRGGRLSKFKNRFGNIGM, encoded by the coding sequence ATGAAAGCGAACATTCATCCCAACTATCACACAATTACCGTTGTTATGACGGATGGAACCCAATATACAACGCGCTCTACTTGGGGAAAAGAAGGCGATACTCTTAATCTAGATATTGACCCAAGAACGCATCCAGCATGGACAGGTGGCTCCCAAACACTTGTAGATCGTGGCGGTCGCCTTTCTAAATTCAAAAATCGTTTTGGTAATATTGGCATGTAA